AATGAAGGTGGTTTCTGGCGCGATATGCTGGGTGGGAGCAAGGCCCGCTATCAGCGCGCTGCGGTCGAGCTGGGGCTGGCCAGTTTTTATGAACGTAATGGCCAACTGGACGCTGTGTTTGCCGCGGACTCGCCAATAACGAAGCCGCTGATCCGCAAGCGCTTGCTGGCCATGGTCGCAGGTGCGGATACATTGCGTGCCATTGCCGATAATGGCGAGCGTCCAAAAAATGAACGCGATCTGGCCTTGTTCACCTTGCTCTACAAGCAGTTAAGCCGTGGCTATTATGCTGCCTTTGCCCGCGATGTCGGCCGGGTTGGTGAGGATGCGGATAAGGAGATTTATGGTTTATGGGGTATGACCTATAGCGAAACCATCCCTGTCGGATTGTTTACCAAGGGCCGTAGCTCTGAAAATATTGACTGCCCGCAGCTGAAGCAGATCGCACAGACACTGGCCAATCGCCCGCGCGATTATCGGGCGCGGCTTTGCTTGGGTGATTTCTTCCGGCGCAATGGCTTTGATGATTTCTCGCTGTCGGGACCAAGCCATTGGCGCGCGCATAAGGATGCGGCTGACTATCCGGCTTTGGGGCAGTCCGCCAATCTGTTCCCGGGTGAGGCGAAAGGGCGGCAGGCGATCTATCAGGACATTATCGCCGACCGCGCCGCCCCGGCGCAGTGGCGCAGCTATGCGCTATATCGCGCCATTCGCTGCTACGCCCCGGCCAACAGCAACAGTTGCGGCGGGCAAGCCGTTCCCGAGAGCCAGCGCAAATCCTGGTTTCAGGAATTGAAACGCCGATATCCGCGCAGCAAATGGGCCAAAGATCTGCAATATTATTGGTGATGCGACGGTGGGCTGCGTCTTTAGTGCTGGCTATGGCCAGCGCGCTGCTATTACTGTCCTGCGAACAAGCTCCGCAGATAAATGTTGCGCCCCAAACAGTCGAAGCCGCAGACCATAAAGCCTTTTGGCTTTGGGCAGGCGTTGAGCCGCAACCGGTGCTGGATCAGGCGGAGACCGTCTACATTCTCGACAGCGAATTGCGTCGAGGCGACACCGCTCTGACGCAGTTACGCCCGGCGGTGCCTTCGATCCATGACGCCGATATCTGGATGGTGGTTCGGGTCGAGACGCTGGCTTGGAGTGAAGCGACGCATCAACAGCTACAACAACGTCTCAGCTTATGGGCGCGGCAGAATCGGCTGATTGGTTTGCAGATCGACTTTGATGCGGCGACTGATGGACTGGAAAACTATGCCCGTTTTCTAGCGGATTTGCGACAGCGCCTCCCCAATAATCTGCAACTCAGTATCACCGGGCTGATGGACTGGAGCGCACAGGGCGACCCGGCGGCATTGGCGGCTTTGGGCGAGAGCGTCGATGATATCGTGATCCAGACGTATCAGGGCCGTGAAACCATTGACGGCTATGAAAACTATCTCGCGCGGTTGGCCCGGCTCGATATGCCCTATCGCATCGGGCTGGTGCAGAATGGCGAGTGGCGCGAGCCAGCAGACTTGCGCGATGATCCCTTTTTTCAGGGTTATGTCGTGTTTCTGGTCAATCCAGAGCCATAGCCACAAATTCAGCCCCGGTTTAGCTGCGCTGCGCTAAGGCGCACCGATAATGGCCGCAATGCATCTGCCAAAGCACAATAAATTCTTGGCGGAGCGGCGATGAAGGGATATGGCGAGCTCATGAAGACGATGACAAAGATACTGGCCTCTGCCGCGCTGATTTCGGTTCTTTCGGCATGTGGCGGCGGCGGTGGTGGCCGTGATATTGATACCAGCTATGTCGCGCGCGATGTAAACACCCTGTACCTCGCGGCCAAAAACCGCATGGACCGCAACCAGTATCAGCTCTCTGCCGCTTTGTTTGACGAAGTGGAGCGCCAGCATCCCTATTCGCCATGGGCACGCCGCGCCAAGTTAATGGGGGCCTATGGCTATTATCTGGCGCAGGATTACAACAAGGCGATCCAGTCATCGCAAAGCTTCTTGTCGATCCATCCGGGTAACAAGGACGCGCCTTACGCCTATTATCTGATCGCCATGAGCTATTATGAGCAGATCAGCGACGTCACCCGTGACCAGCGAATCACCGAATTGGCGCTGGCGTCTTTGGGTGAGGTTATCCGCCGCTACCCCGACAGCAAATATGCCGCCGACGCGGTGCTCAAGGTCGATCTGGTGAATGACCATCTGGCCGGCAAGGAAATGGAAATCGGCCGCTTCTACCAACGCGACTCGCGCTGGCTGGCGGCGACATTGCGCTTCCAGACCGTGGTGGAGCGCTATCAGACTACCAGCCATACGCCCGAAGCGCTCTATCGCCTGACAGAGAGCTATTATGCGCTTGGTATTCCCGATGAGGCGAAGAAGTCTGCCGCCGTTTTGGGCGCCAATTATCCCGGCTCAAAATGGTATGAAAAAGCCTATAAAATGATCGACAAATATGGCGATGCCCGCAAGGATAAGAGCTAACGCCGTCAACCTGATTTTCGGAGTCTAGAGTCGATCTCATTTACATTGAGTCGTCATTGCGAGGAGCGAAGCGACGCGGCAATCCAGAGCAAGTGCGTGTTGCCCTGGATTGCTTCGCTACGCTCGCAATGACGTATTTCAAACTAAGTGAGAAACAGGCTAACCCGCGCAAGCGGAACCAAATCTCTTTCATTTAATCACGCAAAGACGCGAAGCCGCAAAGAAGGTTTGTCTTTGTGCAACCTCTTCGCGTCTTTGCGTGAGACCATTGCAATTTCTCCGCTTGCGCGGAGTTTCCGATTTACCTTTTATACGTTCAATAGCATCCGCAGACCGACTTGATATTTCTCCTTAGCAAGTGGCGCCTGACGCGCTAAGGCAGGGCCATGCTGGCAAGTCTGTCGATCCGTGATCTGGTGATTATCGAGGCACTGGAACTCAATTTCGCATCCGGTCTGGGTGTGCTCACCGGTGAGACGGGCGCGGGCAAATCGATATTGCTGGACGCATTGGGGCTGGTCCTCGGCGCGCGTGCCGATAGCGGGCTGGTGCGTGCGGGATCAGAAAAGGCAAGGGTAACAGCGGGTTTTGAGATCGCGCTCGATAAAGGCCCGTTGGCTGATCTGCTGGCCGATAATGATATCGAGGTGGAACCGGGCGAGCCGCTGATTATCCGCCGTCAGGTCAAGGCCGATGGCGGCAGCCGCGCGCATATCAATGATCAGCCGGTGTCCGCCGCACTGCTGCGCGAAGTGGCGGCACATTTGGTGGAAATCCATGGCCAGCATGATGATCGCGGCCTGATCAATCCCGCCGGGCATCGGCAGTTGCTCGACAGCTTTGCCAAAGCCGATACCGCATCGGTTGCGGCGGCCTATGCCGATTGGCGTGCAGCCGCGGCGGCTTTGAAACAGGCGCGTGCAGAGATGGCCGAGGCCGAACGCGACCGCGATTTTCTGCAGCATAGCCTCGAGGAATTGCGCCAGTTCGCGCCCGAAGCTGGCGAAGAGGAAGCGCTGGCGCTGGAACGCGCGACGATGCAGAAGGGCGAGAAGCTCTCAGAAAGCCTGTCCGAAATCACCGCCATGCTGGAAGGCTCGGACAGCCCTTTGGCGGCGTTGCGCAGCCTGACCCGCAAGCTCGACCGTATTGCGCCTGACCACGAAATGCTGGCCGAGGCGCTGTCCGCACTCGACCGCGCCTTAATTGAGGCAGTGGAAGGTGAGGAGAAGCTGGCAGCGGCACAGGATGCGTTACTATTCGATCCGGAGCGGCTCGACGATATCGAAACACGGCTGTTTGCACTGCGGGCACTGGCGCGTAAGCATGACGTTGCTGGTGATGATCTGCCCGCACTAATGCAAAAGATGGAAGCGCAATGGGCGGCGCTGGAAAGCGGCAGCGGCAATCTGGCAGTGCTGGAATCGGAATGCGCCAAGGCGCGTGAGGCCTATGTCACTGCAGCCA
The sequence above is drawn from the Parasphingorhabdus sp. SCSIO 66989 genome and encodes:
- a CDS encoding outer membrane protein assembly factor BamD — its product is MKTMTKILASAALISVLSACGGGGGGRDIDTSYVARDVNTLYLAAKNRMDRNQYQLSAALFDEVERQHPYSPWARRAKLMGAYGYYLAQDYNKAIQSSQSFLSIHPGNKDAPYAYYLIAMSYYEQISDVTRDQRITELALASLGEVIRRYPDSKYAADAVLKVDLVNDHLAGKEMEIGRFYQRDSRWLAATLRFQTVVERYQTTSHTPEALYRLTESYYALGIPDEAKKSAAVLGANYPGSKWYEKAYKMIDKYGDARKDKS
- a CDS encoding DUF3142 domain-containing protein, which translates into the protein MASALLLLSCEQAPQINVAPQTVEAADHKAFWLWAGVEPQPVLDQAETVYILDSELRRGDTALTQLRPAVPSIHDADIWMVVRVETLAWSEATHQQLQQRLSLWARQNRLIGLQIDFDAATDGLENYARFLADLRQRLPNNLQLSITGLMDWSAQGDPAALAALGESVDDIVIQTYQGRETIDGYENYLARLARLDMPYRIGLVQNGEWREPADLRDDPFFQGYVVFLVNPEP
- the recN gene encoding DNA repair protein RecN, which gives rise to MLASLSIRDLVIIEALELNFASGLGVLTGETGAGKSILLDALGLVLGARADSGLVRAGSEKARVTAGFEIALDKGPLADLLADNDIEVEPGEPLIIRRQVKADGGSRAHINDQPVSAALLREVAAHLVEIHGQHDDRGLINPAGHRQLLDSFAKADTASVAAAYADWRAAAAALKQARAEMAEAERDRDFLQHSLEELRQFAPEAGEEEALALERATMQKGEKLSESLSEITAMLEGSDSPLAALRSLTRKLDRIAPDHEMLAEALSALDRALIEAVEGEEKLAAAQDALLFDPERLDDIETRLFALRALARKHDVAGDDLPALMQKMEAQWAALESGSGNLAVLESECAKAREAYVTAAKALHQARIDAGESLDSAVANELKPLKLDAARFQTAISELPEERWGPNGISAVEFLISTNPGSDFAPLMKIASGGELSRFILALKVALAEQGGAATMIFDEIDRGVGGAVASAIGERLSRLSRQTQLLVVTHSPQVAAKGDHHLLISKSSDGTVARTNVQALDAATRQEEIARMLSGAEVTQEARAQADRLLERV